One region of Bosea sp. 29B genomic DNA includes:
- a CDS encoding DUF3772 domain-containing protein: MSMISGLDRALRRSGGRLLLFALMLLVVPLVALAQTADNTTSPRARLDSIRGELTQIEGSLANPNVSDNELQRQRLRLQPLLDQLRILTDEQAPRTEQAKLRLDQLGAKPDANAPPETPDVARERETRTKTFGEADETLKIGRATLLQAEQLQSSIGDLRRDRFAKALFAAGPSILNPEVWSTTLTAFPSDLRASQFIFGDWLSVFTSALFSPRGVLVALSFLGAIALYVARARYMPRLTARLAASVDSSDRHILYGALIRIVARTAPPALASWLIYAGLNTAGLLPPRIQPVILAAVFGLALFAFVQALVDALFAPGEPQRRLASVMESTAKTVTRLAGSLAIVMAIGKVLEAWLQAIAAGLTLSIIVRGIVATVFAVILIAGLYRLRDNQEIEQEACLGPYVPVDGASLGPVRILGWIVGIGIILALLFGYVVLATFLTEQVIWLGILAAVFVLLMQLIDLGILSQLTGDGRFALTLRAGIGLRAATLQKIAVVLSGVLKIVLIVVTIMLALAPWGLESTDLTTSLRAAFFGFQVGGVTVSLSSIVVAILLFALGLAATRSLQGWLDGKFLPTTSLDTGLRNSITTAAGYVGYAGAAAIGFSSLGLSLERLTLVASALSVGIGFGLQSVVSNFVSGLILLWERPIRVGDQVLVGDAEGIVKRINVRSTEIETFDRSSVIVPNSNLVSGVVRNRVRSDRTGRVLISISVPRRLNPTEVRTMLVEAGEAHGDVLKKPGPAVLFKKLGTTTMDFDLICVVGDVDIVGRVTSDLNYVIHRRLSELETPVPTELTVKGLEGVEHSLGEIAAAVSKEVGRRAKPAGGRVTVKRSGPEPEAEAEPEETLPPPAKPEPAANGGKDETKD; this comes from the coding sequence ATGTCGATGATTTCCGGCCTCGACCGAGCCTTGCGCCGCTCTGGCGGCAGACTGCTGCTGTTCGCGCTGATGCTGCTCGTCGTGCCGCTGGTGGCGCTGGCGCAGACTGCCGACAATACGACAAGCCCGCGCGCCCGCCTGGACTCGATCCGCGGCGAGCTCACCCAGATCGAGGGTTCGCTCGCCAATCCGAATGTCTCGGACAATGAGTTGCAGCGCCAGCGATTGCGCCTGCAGCCCTTGCTCGACCAGCTGCGCATTCTCACCGACGAGCAGGCGCCGCGCACCGAGCAGGCCAAGCTCAGGCTCGACCAACTCGGAGCCAAGCCCGACGCCAATGCGCCGCCCGAGACGCCGGATGTAGCGCGCGAGCGTGAGACCCGCACCAAGACCTTCGGCGAGGCGGACGAGACCCTGAAGATCGGGCGCGCGACGCTGCTCCAGGCCGAGCAATTGCAAAGCTCGATCGGCGACCTCAGGCGCGACCGTTTCGCCAAGGCTCTGTTCGCGGCCGGCCCGTCGATCCTCAATCCGGAGGTCTGGTCGACGACGCTGACGGCCTTCCCGTCCGATTTGCGCGCCTCGCAATTCATCTTCGGCGACTGGCTCTCGGTCTTCACCTCGGCGCTGTTCAGCCCGCGCGGTGTCCTGGTCGCTCTCTCCTTCCTCGGTGCGATCGCGCTCTATGTCGCACGCGCTCGCTATATGCCGCGGCTGACGGCACGGCTGGCGGCGAGCGTCGATTCCAGCGATCGCCACATCCTCTATGGGGCGCTCATCCGCATCGTCGCGCGGACGGCGCCGCCGGCGCTGGCGAGCTGGCTGATCTATGCCGGCCTGAACACCGCCGGCCTGCTGCCGCCGCGAATCCAGCCGGTGATCCTTGCTGCGGTTTTCGGGCTCGCTCTGTTCGCCTTCGTCCAGGCGCTGGTCGATGCGCTGTTCGCTCCCGGCGAGCCGCAGCGTCGCCTCGCCAGCGTGATGGAGTCGACCGCGAAGACCGTGACCCGCCTCGCCGGCTCGCTCGCGATCGTCATGGCGATCGGCAAGGTGCTGGAGGCCTGGCTGCAGGCGATCGCCGCTGGCCTCACCCTGTCGATCATCGTGCGCGGCATCGTCGCCACCGTCTTCGCGGTGATTCTGATCGCCGGGCTCTATCGCTTGCGCGACAATCAGGAGATCGAGCAGGAAGCGTGCCTTGGTCCTTATGTGCCGGTCGATGGCGCCAGCCTCGGTCCGGTGCGCATCCTTGGCTGGATCGTTGGCATAGGGATCATCCTGGCGCTCCTGTTCGGCTATGTCGTGCTGGCGACCTTCCTGACCGAGCAGGTGATCTGGCTCGGCATCCTCGCAGCCGTCTTCGTGCTGCTGATGCAGCTGATCGACCTCGGCATTCTCAGCCAACTCACCGGCGACGGCCGCTTCGCGCTGACGCTGCGGGCGGGGATCGGCTTGCGCGCGGCGACGCTGCAGAAGATTGCCGTCGTACTCTCGGGCGTCCTCAAGATCGTGCTGATCGTCGTCACGATCATGCTGGCGCTGGCGCCCTGGGGCCTGGAATCGACGGATCTGACGACGTCGCTGCGGGCCGCTTTCTTCGGCTTCCAGGTCGGCGGGGTCACGGTCTCGCTGTCCTCGATCGTCGTGGCGATCCTGCTCTTCGCGCTCGGGCTGGCGGCGACGCGCTCGCTGCAGGGCTGGCTCGACGGCAAGTTCCTGCCGACGACCTCGCTCGACACCGGCTTGCGCAACTCGATCACCACCGCAGCCGGCTATGTCGGCTATGCGGGCGCCGCCGCGATCGGCTTCTCCTCGCTGGGCCTCAGCCTGGAGCGGCTCACCCTCGTCGCCTCGGCGCTCTCGGTCGGTATCGGTTTCGGCCTGCAGTCAGTGGTGTCGAACTTCGTCTCGGGGCTGATCCTGCTCTGGGAGCGGCCGATCCGGGTCGGCGACCAGGTGCTGGTCGGCGACGCCGAGGGCATCGTCAAGCGCATCAATGTCCGCTCGACCGAGATCGAGACCTTCGACCGCTCCTCGGTGATCGTGCCGAACTCGAACCTGGTCTCGGGCGTGGTGCGCAACCGCGTCCGCTCCGACCGGACCGGCAGGGTGCTGATCTCGATCAGCGTGCCGCGCCGGCTCAATCCGACCGAGGTCCGCACCATGCTGGTCGAGGCCGGCGAAGCGCATGGCGACGTGCTGAAGAAGCCGGGCCCGGCCGTGCTGTTCAAGAAGCTCGGCACGACGACGATGGATTTCGACCTGATCTGTGTGGTCGGCGATGTCGACATCGTCGGGCGCGTCACCAGCGACCTCAACTATGTCATCCACAGGCGTCTGAGCGAGCTGGAGACTCCGGTCCCGACCGAGCTCACCGTCAAGGGGCTGGAGGGGGTCGAGCACTCGCTCGGTGAGATCGCCGCCGCCGTGTCGAAGGAGGTCGGCCGCCGCGCCAAGCCGGCAGGCGGACGCGTCACCGTCAAGCGCTCGGGCCCGGAGCCCGAAGCCGAGGCGGAGCCGGAGGAAACGCTGCCACCGCCCGCCAAACCTGAACCGGCCGCGAATGGCGGCAAGGACGAGACCAAGGACTGA
- a CDS encoding (2Fe-2S)-binding protein — protein sequence MAKLSINGKTIEVAVEDDTPLLWVIREQIGLTGTKYGCGIAQCGACTVHIDGVATRSCSMPVSALTAEQKIVTIEGLSPDGNHPIQKAWIEHDVPQCGFCQSGMIMAAAALLQSNPKPSDADIASEITNICRCGTYNRVKAAIKDVAAGGQMNRG from the coding sequence GTGGCTAAGCTGAGCATCAATGGCAAGACGATTGAGGTTGCAGTCGAGGACGACACGCCTCTGCTCTGGGTGATCCGCGAGCAGATTGGCCTCACCGGCACGAAATATGGCTGCGGCATCGCCCAATGCGGGGCCTGCACCGTGCATATCGACGGCGTCGCCACCCGCTCCTGCTCAATGCCGGTGAGCGCCCTCACCGCCGAGCAGAAGATCGTCACCATCGAGGGGCTCTCGCCCGACGGCAACCATCCGATCCAGAAGGCCTGGATCGAACACGACGTGCCGCAATGCGGTTTCTGCCAGAGCGGCATGATCATGGCCGCGGCAGCTCTGCTGCAATCCAATCCCAAGCCGAGCGATGCCGACATCGCCTCCGAGATCACCAATATCTGCCGCTGCGGCACCTATAACCGCGTCAAGGCTGCCATCAAGGACGTCGCCGCCGGCGGCCAGATGAATCGCGGCTGA
- a CDS encoding molybdopterin cofactor-binding domain-containing protein produces the protein MSLASVIDTKLSRRSLLKGSAAAAGAFSFGFAIPFSEEAQAQGAVPEVNAWVVIHPDDKVVIRIARSEMGQGTLTGLAQLVAEELDCDWAKVTTEYPTPGQNLARNRVWGNFSTGGSRGIRESHEYVRKGGAAARMMLVQAAADGWKVPAAECSALKGVITHKGSGRSIRYGEVAAAAVKLQPPSDIPLKDPKDWTIAGKPLKRLDTADKTTGKKIYGMDFKLPGMLNAAIKDCPVFGGKVKSFDAAKIKDMPGVKHVLPVGDSAVAVVADSWWRAKTALDALPITWDEGEHAKVSSESIAAWLKEGLDAPQAAVGNQNGDVKSAIANAARVIEQVYSYPFQNHACMEVMNATALYTPERCEVWTPTQNGEAALAATAEASGLPLAKCEAYKIDLGGGFGRRGAVHDWVRQVVAIAKQIPGMPVKLIWSREEDMLHGRFHPITQCKLTGALDKDGNLTGLHLRISGQSIVAGIFPQNIQNGRDPAVFQGLNPPGPEASIGYGVPNLLIDHAMRNPHVPPGFWRGVNLNQNTIYLECFIDELAHAAGKDPLEFRRALMKSHPKHLAVLNAVAEKAGWGTKAPDGVYRGICQTMGFGSYVAAVAEVSVAADGKLKIHKITAATDPGHAVNPAQIERQVEGSFVYGLSAALFGECTVKDGRMVEENFDTYPVVRMEDMPAVETIIVPSGGFWGGVGEPTIAVAAPAVLNAIFAATGKRVRNLPLKNTDLRKA, from the coding sequence ATGAGTCTAGCCTCTGTGATCGACACCAAGCTCTCCCGCCGCAGCCTGCTGAAAGGCTCGGCCGCAGCCGCCGGCGCCTTCAGCTTCGGCTTTGCCATCCCCTTCTCCGAGGAAGCACAGGCGCAAGGCGCGGTGCCGGAAGTCAACGCCTGGGTCGTGATCCATCCCGACGACAAGGTGGTGATCCGCATTGCCCGTTCCGAAATGGGCCAGGGCACGCTGACCGGCCTCGCCCAGCTCGTCGCCGAGGAACTCGACTGCGACTGGGCCAAGGTCACGACCGAATACCCGACACCCGGCCAGAACCTCGCCCGCAACCGCGTCTGGGGCAATTTCTCGACCGGCGGCAGCCGCGGCATCCGCGAATCCCATGAATATGTCCGCAAAGGCGGCGCCGCCGCGCGGATGATGCTGGTCCAGGCAGCCGCCGATGGCTGGAAGGTACCGGCCGCCGAGTGCAGCGCCCTCAAGGGCGTGATCACCCATAAGGGCTCAGGCCGCTCGATCCGCTATGGCGAGGTCGCCGCTGCGGCGGTGAAGCTCCAGCCCCCGTCCGATATCCCGCTCAAGGACCCGAAGGACTGGACCATTGCCGGCAAGCCGCTGAAGCGGCTCGACACCGCCGACAAGACCACCGGCAAAAAGATCTACGGCATGGACTTCAAGCTACCGGGGATGCTGAACGCCGCGATCAAGGACTGTCCGGTCTTCGGCGGCAAGGTGAAGAGCTTCGACGCCGCCAAGATCAAGGACATGCCGGGCGTCAAGCACGTCCTGCCGGTCGGCGACAGCGCGGTCGCCGTCGTCGCCGACAGCTGGTGGCGCGCCAAGACCGCGCTCGATGCGCTGCCGATCACCTGGGATGAGGGCGAGCACGCCAAGGTCTCCAGCGAGAGCATCGCCGCCTGGCTGAAGGAAGGGCTCGACGCTCCGCAAGCCGCGGTCGGCAACCAGAACGGCGACGTCAAAAGCGCCATCGCCAACGCCGCCCGCGTCATCGAGCAGGTCTATTCCTACCCGTTCCAGAACCATGCCTGCATGGAGGTGATGAACGCGACCGCGCTCTACACCCCGGAGCGCTGCGAGGTCTGGACGCCGACGCAGAACGGCGAGGCGGCGCTGGCCGCGACCGCCGAAGCGTCCGGCCTGCCGCTGGCCAAATGCGAGGCGTACAAGATCGATCTCGGCGGCGGCTTCGGCCGGCGCGGCGCCGTCCATGACTGGGTCCGCCAGGTCGTCGCCATCGCCAAGCAGATTCCCGGCATGCCGGTGAAGCTGATCTGGTCACGCGAGGAGGACATGCTGCACGGGCGCTTCCACCCGATCACGCAGTGCAAGCTCACCGGCGCGCTCGACAAGGACGGCAACCTGACCGGCCTGCACCTGCGCATCTCCGGCCAGTCGATCGTCGCCGGCATCTTCCCGCAGAACATCCAGAACGGGCGCGACCCCGCGGTGTTCCAGGGCCTCAACCCGCCGGGGCCAGAGGCCTCGATCGGCTATGGCGTGCCGAACCTGCTGATCGATCACGCCATGCGCAACCCGCATGTGCCGCCGGGCTTCTGGCGTGGGGTCAACCTCAACCAGAACACCATCTATCTCGAATGTTTCATCGACGAGCTCGCCCATGCCGCCGGCAAGGACCCGCTCGAATTCCGCCGCGCGCTGATGAAGAGCCACCCCAAGCACCTCGCCGTGCTCAACGCCGTCGCCGAGAAAGCCGGCTGGGGGACCAAGGCTCCCGATGGCGTCTATCGCGGCATTTGCCAGACCATGGGCTTCGGCTCCTATGTCGCGGCCGTCGCCGAGGTCTCGGTTGCCGCCGACGGCAAGCTCAAGATCCACAAGATCACCGCCGCGACCGATCCCGGCCACGCCGTCAACCCGGCGCAGATCGAGCGCCAGGTCGAGGGTTCCTTCGTCTACGGGCTCTCGGCCGCGCTCTTCGGCGAGTGCACGGTCAAGGATGGCCGCATGGTCGAGGAGAATTTCGACACCTATCCGGTGGTGCGCATGGAGGACATGCCGGCGGTCGAGACGATCATCGTGCCGTCCGGCGGCTTCTGGGGCGGCGTCGGCGAGCCGACCATCGCGGTGGCGGCGCCGGCAGTGCTGAACGCGATCTTCGCCGCCACCGGCAAGCGCGTGCGCAACCTGCCGCTCAAGAACACGGATTTGCGCAAGGCGTGA
- the soxX gene encoding sulfur oxidation c-type cytochrome SoxX: MRLAAIRTALVVLALASAPAAALEAYTVVGDAIPAPLGDKIGDIKRGRALVLDRTQGNCLICHHVPEPNEPFQGTIGPDLAGVATRLDAGQLRLRLVDASLLNPQTVMPPYFRNQGLRDVAPAFRDRPALTAQEIEDVVTYLASLRTP, translated from the coding sequence GTGAGGCTTGCCGCTATCCGGACCGCGCTGGTCGTGCTGGCGCTCGCGAGCGCGCCAGCAGCGGCGCTCGAAGCCTACACCGTCGTCGGCGACGCGATTCCCGCGCCGCTCGGCGACAAGATCGGCGATATCAAGCGCGGGCGGGCACTGGTGCTCGACCGTACCCAGGGCAACTGCCTGATCTGCCACCATGTGCCGGAGCCGAACGAGCCCTTCCAGGGCACGATCGGCCCGGACCTCGCCGGTGTCGCCACAAGGCTAGATGCGGGACAGCTGCGCCTGCGCCTCGTCGATGCCAGCCTGCTCAATCCGCAGACGGTGATGCCGCCCTATTTTCGTAACCAAGGATTGCGAGACGTTGCCCCGGCCTTTCGCGATCGGCCGGCGCTGACCGCCCAGGAGATCGAGGATGTCGTCACCTATCTCGCCAGCCTGCGCACGCCCTGA
- a CDS encoding thiosulfate oxidation carrier protein SoxY, producing MSSPISPACARPEPALSRREIMAAGAAGFALVVLPASTHAAAPPALAELIARVTEGAVPERSKITFDIPQLVENGNSVDVAILVESPMTEADHVRWIHVIAEKNPFPDVARFHLTPRSGRADIRATLRLATSQKVAVVAALSGGSYVMADADIVVTLSACIDGG from the coding sequence ATGTCGTCACCTATCTCGCCAGCCTGCGCACGCCCTGAACCGGCGCTCTCGCGCCGCGAGATCATGGCGGCCGGCGCTGCCGGCTTCGCGCTTGTCGTCTTGCCGGCATCAACTCACGCAGCCGCGCCACCGGCGCTCGCCGAGCTGATCGCGCGCGTGACCGAAGGCGCGGTGCCGGAGCGCAGCAAGATCACCTTCGACATCCCCCAACTGGTCGAGAACGGCAATTCCGTCGATGTCGCGATCCTGGTTGAGTCTCCCATGACGGAGGCCGACCATGTCCGCTGGATCCATGTCATCGCAGAGAAGAACCCGTTTCCCGACGTCGCCCGCTTCCACCTCACCCCGCGCAGCGGCCGGGCCGATATCCGCGCCACCTTGCGCCTCGCCACCTCGCAGAAGGTCGCAGTCGTCGCGGCGCTGAGCGGTGGCAGCTATGTCATGGCCGATGCCGACATCGTGGTGACGCTCAGCGCCTGCATCGACGGAGGCTGA
- the soxZ gene encoding thiosulfate oxidation carrier complex protein SoxZ — MASFNARITMPAEAKAGEIVEIRVLVRHPMDRGGQVDSEGRIVPRKILNRLTVTYAGEPVFRYDMHTGVSANPFVSFTTRAVETGDLLFEWREDGGATFTRTARLVVT, encoded by the coding sequence ATGGCATCGTTCAACGCCCGCATCACCATGCCGGCAGAGGCCAAGGCCGGCGAGATCGTCGAGATCCGGGTGCTCGTCCGCCATCCGATGGATCGGGGCGGCCAGGTCGATTCCGAGGGCCGCATCGTGCCGCGCAAGATCCTCAACCGGCTGACCGTGACCTATGCCGGCGAACCAGTGTTCCGCTACGACATGCACACCGGCGTCTCCGCCAACCCCTTCGTCAGCTTCACCACCCGCGCTGTCGAGACCGGCGACCTCTTGTTCGAATGGCGCGAGGATGGCGGGGCGACCTTCACCCGCACCGCCCGTCTCGTCGTGACATGA
- the soxA gene encoding sulfur oxidation c-type cytochrome SoxA has product MRTTGRALAATLLVLASAAAADEIKPGSAFLSPQMQRQQEDEARNPGWLWVEQGEELFSRRDGAAPACASCHTDSKQSLRGAAARYPQVDAASGKLINLEGRIEQCRADRQKQPAFGYESQELLGLTAYVASLSKGVPLAASGEGAAKPFYEAGKSFYERRQGQLNLACTQCHDGLVGQKLRGDTISYGIGTGYPAYRLEWNGLGSLHRRLRACSLGVRATQFDYGSDEYLSLELYLAVRAKGLALEAPGLRR; this is encoded by the coding sequence ATGAGGACCACCGGCCGCGCGCTTGCGGCAACCCTGCTCGTGCTGGCGAGCGCCGCGGCGGCCGACGAGATCAAACCGGGCAGCGCCTTCCTCTCGCCGCAGATGCAGCGTCAGCAGGAGGACGAGGCCCGCAACCCCGGCTGGCTCTGGGTCGAGCAGGGCGAGGAACTGTTCAGCCGCCGTGACGGCGCGGCCCCAGCCTGCGCTTCGTGCCACACCGATTCCAAACAGAGCCTGCGCGGAGCAGCAGCCCGCTACCCGCAGGTCGACGCCGCGAGCGGCAAGCTGATCAATCTGGAGGGCCGCATCGAGCAGTGCCGGGCCGACCGGCAGAAGCAGCCTGCCTTCGGCTATGAGAGCCAGGAACTGCTCGGCCTCACCGCCTATGTCGCCTCGCTCTCGAAGGGCGTGCCGCTGGCGGCCTCGGGGGAGGGCGCGGCCAAGCCCTTCTACGAAGCCGGCAAGTCCTTCTATGAGCGCCGGCAGGGCCAGCTCAATCTCGCTTGCACGCAGTGCCATGACGGCCTCGTCGGCCAGAAGTTGCGCGGCGACACGATCAGCTACGGCATCGGCACCGGCTATCCGGCCTACCGGCTTGAATGGAACGGCCTCGGCTCGCTGCACCGGCGGCTGCGCGCCTGCTCGCTCGGCGTCAGGGCGACGCAGTTCGACTACGGCTCCGACGAATACCTCTCCCTCGAGCTCTATCTCGCGGTGCGGGCCAAGGGACTCGCACTGGAGGCACCAGGTCTGCGGCGATAG
- a CDS encoding alpha/beta hydrolase-fold protein, protein MLRLPALLAALLIATAAIAEPDAEPPASAAGVATPPPFVLKGTEVRTIRAKALQRDYEIFVSLPESYQSQPRRRFPVLFVTDADYAFPLVRSIARRVGNRAKGLEEFILVGLSYSVGDTPEYSRRRDYTPTPNGEKTRDPSGKPPVFGEAEGYRRFLSEELMPFVAATYRTDTTRSIYAGHSYGGLFGLHVLLTEPRLFSHYIIGSPSLWFDQKVLFQRERAYAEANKELKANVLMAIASYETIDKASGDPRYNGKTDMIADLREFEQALRSRNYPGLKLLTEIIPGEDHLTVFPAIVTRGLLWALPAKRD, encoded by the coding sequence ATGCTTCGCCTGCCTGCCCTCCTCGCCGCGCTCCTGATTGCCACCGCCGCCATCGCCGAGCCTGATGCCGAGCCGCCGGCCTCCGCTGCTGGCGTCGCCACGCCGCCGCCGTTCGTGCTGAAGGGAACCGAGGTCAGGACGATCCGGGCCAAGGCGTTGCAGCGCGACTACGAGATCTTCGTCAGCCTGCCGGAGTCCTATCAGAGCCAGCCGCGGCGGCGCTTCCCGGTGCTGTTCGTCACCGACGCCGACTACGCCTTCCCGCTGGTGCGCAGCATTGCGCGCCGGGTCGGCAACCGGGCCAAGGGGCTGGAGGAGTTCATCCTGGTCGGCCTCTCCTACTCGGTCGGCGACACGCCCGAATACAGCCGCCGGCGCGACTACACGCCGACGCCGAATGGCGAGAAGACGCGCGACCCGTCCGGCAAACCGCCGGTCTTCGGCGAGGCGGAAGGCTATCGTCGCTTCCTCTCCGAGGAGCTGATGCCCTTCGTCGCCGCGACCTACCGCACCGACACGACCCGCAGCATCTATGCCGGTCACTCCTATGGCGGACTGTTCGGCCTCCATGTCCTGCTGACCGAGCCGAGACTGTTCTCGCACTACATCATCGGCAGCCCCTCGCTCTGGTTCGACCAGAAGGTGCTGTTCCAGCGTGAGCGCGCCTATGCTGAGGCCAACAAGGAGCTGAAGGCGAATGTGCTGATGGCGATCGCCTCCTATGAGACGATCGACAAGGCTTCGGGCGATCCGCGCTACAACGGCAAGACCGACATGATCGCCGACCTCAGGGAGTTCGAGCAGGCGCTGCGCTCGCGTAATTATCCGGGCTTGAAGCTCTTGACCGAGATCATCCCCGGCGAGGACCATCTCACCGTCTTCCCGGCGATCGTCACGCGCGGCCTGCTCTGGGCTCTGCCGGCGAAGCGGGATTAG
- a CDS encoding ROK family protein, protein MAVATASKTNATGPHGAQELPSVIVTSYNLEIRDGDGFLGDKASRSAFMDHLAELRSHLAETGEDPLAKAGKTPSKSELDKLLTEGEAREAALVLSAVERFAQSLAFVIRRFLRQKAWSPVERIVVGGGFRQSRIGELAIARAGIILQTEGYTIELMPVRHHPDEAGLVGSAHLAPKWIFEAYDSLVAVDIGGSNIRAGIVELRQDKASDLSKARVWETELWRHADEEPSREEAVKRLGKMLREQIAHAGKEGLRVAPFIGVGCPGLIEPDGAIDRGAQNLPGNWSSSRFNLVESIREMAPEIGEHDTVVTMHNDAVVQGLSELPFMQDVEHWAVLTIGTGLGNASFHNRVKPKSRGKDKPKNGKDKKD, encoded by the coding sequence ATGGCAGTGGCCACTGCGAGCAAGACGAACGCGACCGGGCCGCATGGAGCGCAGGAGCTGCCCTCGGTCATCGTCACCAGCTACAATCTCGAAATCCGCGACGGCGACGGCTTCCTTGGCGACAAGGCGAGCCGCAGCGCCTTCATGGACCATCTCGCCGAATTGCGCAGCCATCTGGCTGAAACTGGCGAGGACCCGCTGGCGAAGGCCGGCAAGACGCCGAGCAAATCGGAACTCGACAAGCTTCTCACCGAGGGCGAGGCGCGCGAGGCGGCGCTGGTGCTCTCGGCAGTCGAGCGCTTCGCCCAGTCGCTCGCCTTCGTGATCCGGCGCTTCCTGCGCCAGAAGGCCTGGAGCCCGGTCGAGCGGATCGTCGTCGGCGGCGGCTTCCGCCAGAGCCGGATCGGCGAGCTCGCGATCGCGCGGGCCGGCATCATCCTGCAGACCGAAGGCTATACAATCGAGCTGATGCCGGTGCGCCATCATCCCGACGAGGCCGGGCTGGTCGGCAGTGCCCATCTCGCGCCGAAATGGATCTTCGAGGCCTATGACAGCCTGGTCGCCGTCGACATCGGCGGCTCGAACATCCGGGCGGGCATCGTCGAGCTGCGCCAGGACAAGGCCTCAGACCTCAGCAAGGCGCGGGTCTGGGAAACCGAGCTCTGGCGCCATGCCGATGAGGAGCCGAGCCGCGAAGAGGCGGTGAAGCGGCTTGGCAAGATGCTGCGCGAGCAGATCGCGCACGCCGGCAAGGAAGGTTTGCGCGTCGCGCCCTTCATCGGCGTCGGCTGCCCCGGCCTGATCGAGCCTGACGGCGCGATCGACCGTGGCGCCCAGAACCTGCCGGGCAACTGGTCGAGCAGCCGCTTCAACCTGGTCGAGAGCATCCGCGAGATGGCGCCGGAGATCGGCGAGCACGACACCGTCGTCACCATGCACAACGACGCCGTCGTTCAGGGGCTGAGCGAATTGCCGTTCATGCAGGATGTCGAGCACTGGGCGGTGCTGACCATCGGCACCGGGCTCGGCAATGCCAGCTTCCACAATCGGGTGAAGCCGAAGAGCCGGGGCAAGGACAAGCCGAAGAACGGCAAGGACAAGAAGGATTGA
- a CDS encoding DUF2938 domain-containing protein has protein sequence MLEVIGRSLAIGIGATALLDLWAIFLNRAFGIPLANWAMVGRWFAYLPRGRFTHDTIADTPPVSNELAIGWIMHYLIGALFAAIVIMIWGLDWARNPTLLPALIVGIVTVGCGWFILQPGMGFGLAASKRPNANQVRLIGLINHVVFGLSLWLAALLMR, from the coding sequence ATGCTCGAAGTGATCGGCCGCTCGCTTGCGATCGGCATCGGCGCGACCGCCTTGCTCGATCTCTGGGCGATCTTCCTCAACCGGGCCTTCGGCATCCCGCTGGCGAACTGGGCGATGGTCGGGCGCTGGTTCGCCTATCTGCCGCGCGGGCGCTTCACGCACGACACCATCGCCGACACGCCGCCGGTCTCGAACGAGCTCGCGATCGGCTGGATCATGCACTACCTGATCGGCGCCCTCTTCGCCGCGATCGTCATCATGATCTGGGGCCTCGACTGGGCCCGCAATCCGACGCTGTTGCCCGCCCTGATCGTCGGCATCGTCACCGTCGGCTGCGGCTGGTTCATCCTGCAGCCCGGCATGGGCTTCGGCCTTGCTGCCAGCAAGCGGCCCAATGCCAACCAGGTCCGTCTGATCGGCCTGATCAACCACGTCGTCTTCGGCTTAAGCCTCTGGCTCGCCGCGCTGCTGATGCGCTGA